A segment of the Zingiber officinale cultivar Zhangliang chromosome 8B, Zo_v1.1, whole genome shotgun sequence genome:
ATCAAAATAGCAATGTGAAAGAAACAATGAAAggctagatatatatatatatatatatatatatttaaatgtgTTAGGCAGGTCAACCAACATAAGCTAGAAGTATTTATTTGCAGTCCATAAAACTATAAAGCTAATTTTGTGATCCACTGTTATTTTACCCAAAAGTTTGAATTGTGACATTTTAATAACCTAGTATCACTTGCTACCCATGTAACTAGGAGCCAGCATCCCTGGCCTATGTAGATTTTGGGCACAAGCAGACTAGTAGCAGAGAGATGCAAGAAGCACGAAACTAGCATAAACTGATCGAACTCCTGGGAACGACATTTTaacaaaagagaaggaaaaaacagGAACCAAAAAACAGTGATCAATATGTATCAGTCATGCAAGCATGCCAGATTAGTGTTTATACAGTAAAATATCACACCAGAACTTGAAAAAGGACTTGCTTGTGGGAGCCCCAATAAGTCAACATATAAAAAGAAGAGCACGTGGAACATTACCAAGGAAGAAAACGCATCATAATATCCCCATCTCCAGTTGCACCACAGGCACCAACTTCAGAATCAGCATATGCGGAGGATCCAGCAATTGGCCCATCACCCACCCTGTATAGATGACATCACTAAACTAAATATCAAATTTTGCATTAATATACAAGTAACTACGGACTGATAAAGTAGCTTGAGCTGAATCACAAACAAAATCAACAAAGGTATAGTTTGCTCATACATTCCAGTAATGAACACAATTTATTTGCCATTCAAGAACACATGAATGAAGAAAGCTTATCTAGGCCTGCTTCAAGTGAGACAACAATCACTTGTTAGAACACAGAAGATTCACACTTGCTCTGAAGACAAGATATACCTTTCTTGTATATAGCAAGGACTACTGTAAAATCTGGTTGATCTTTAACATTCTTCTTCCTTGAATTTCACTTGGTAGGCGACCAAGTGCAAAATGAAATTTTTATCTGTAGAATACTATAATTTAACTCTAAAGACTATATAATTTCTCTCACTTAGTTAGCAAGGACAACTATTGAATCAGATTGACCttaatcttcttcttcctcaagattcCTTGTTAGAATACCAATTGTAAATATAACACACTATATTCTTCAAAGGGAAAAGGAATTCAACATGGGAAACTAGAATACAAAGAACTCTAGAATACTGTGTTGAGACTGCCAGTGGTCTCAATAGTATGCACAGCTTATGGTATAGTGCCATGTTAAAATTCAGTTCACTGGACTGTTTTGTAGATGATGTTCAAACTAGAACAAGCACAATCATAATGCGTCATATATCAAGCAATTTAGAATTTCATATAACCAAAGTAAGCGAGTACCATAATAGTAATTTGGGATTATGGAAAATTCAGAGGCTCCACAAATAGGCCACTCTTCTACATGGTAAACCTTATCTAGGTTTTTCACACAAGTTAATTTTATTAGTCTTCTAAAAAATGTAGATCCCTAGGGGCCCCACGggtatggagggaggtacatgcagaTACACAGGCGTCaagcgcatggtggggtaaaccccaggtcgtcagctcctgagaatcgacccctagtCATTACGCCATAGATGTCATGCACCCACTGTTTGTGCCATGCCCTGGGGGCAATTTTATTAGTCTTCTAATTTGTTAGTTTgatgattctcaaattctcccaAGGTTTCTTGGCTCGTGTAGTGTTAACTAACATATGCAGCAAGAAAATGTTCAAAACTCACGGATCTGCAACATTTGGTTGTCACTGAAAAACTATTCACAAATAGACATCTAATTCATAGAAGACAGCACCCAATCATGTCTCCCCCAAGCTTCAAGGAAACAACCAAGCAAAAGCCAATAGAGGTCTTAAacatataatatatttaatagaGTCCTTTTGGCTAGCTGTTATCGTGATTATATCACTTTCGAAGGCTCTTTAAGGCTTGGAGAAGAAAGGAATTCTCTTAGAGATAAGATGACTCGGTCTCAATATTCTCTGTAAAGTATGTAATAATATAGAAAGATAAATTCAAGAGCGCATAGGAGCATTTAAAAAAGGTCTGTGGTTAATTGTATTAGAGAAATAGCATTGGCTAATTTTGACAACCCCATTAACTAGTTTCATCAACCATTCATCCTGTGTTGTTAGCTCAACTGGTCATCTAAAAATTTAGCATTATGGGCAAATCTCAAGTAGTGAACTATCTATACTTTTGTTATCTATCCTACATGATCTTAAAATGCCAAAAGAGTATGAAATTAGTGTTTAGGTATGGTAATTAAAGGTGAGAATTAAGATCAAAGCATTCTGCAATATATTCTCACTTATACTAATTAATCAATCTTGATACATTTTCCTTTTTACTCAAGCTGAATTCTGGCATATTCATGTTAGTTAACTACATAATCGTTCTGACCTCATATTGCATGACCTTGGCTAATTTTATTCATTTAAATACTTTTGAGTAAATTTGAATAAAACCAATCTTACTAACAtgctcaaatatcaattttagaAACTTTTTATTTGTTTATCATTACAACTAGGGTTCATGACCAAATTATTGAAACCTTACATCTACATTCATGTTTCTCCTTCACTCTGAATCTACATACATAGAACAAATGAAATCAAAAGTCATCAAGATGAGGCAAACATTATAACCTTTACATGTCATATGAAACAAAACATCAATGTAAATTGACAAAATGTGTACTAAATTTTCAAATGAACTAGTCAATGAAAGAAGTGAAAAGATGTGCCTTTGATGCTCTTACATGAGATAATAGATAGAAATGACAATATGATATAAACCATTATTTCAAATTAACAGCTAAAATTGTTTTAAACCCTGAGGCTTGCCTGCCTGGAACCTTGAAAGTAGCTCCATTTGTTGATGTCCCAACAGCAATATGCCCCATCTTTAAAGAAACAGACCAGTCAGTTTACAAAGGGGAATTCTAAGCAAACAAGCTATAGAGACTTACTTTATCAATTACAGCCATTGAGATTGTGTCATGATTGTGCCGATTAACAAATTTGAATTGTCTTTCAAAGGAATGTAAATCATTCCCATCTCCAAACCAATTGCTCTCACCATTATTCAATTCAGAAACCTTGCAAGAGCTCTCACGAACAGAAAGTACATTGTCATGAAGATGATAAGGTCCACAGCCTTTTGCAGGAATGACATTTTTCCTGAAGTTAGGTTGGCAATTCTCCTTCTTCCACTTAACCCATTTCTCAATTGATTCGGCAGAACTAAGATTAGTTGGACCAGAAAGGCCCATGGACATTGCAAAGATGGAGGCTTTCTCTCCAACCAGCAATGTGTGTTCTGTAAAATCCATGACCAACTTCGCAGCTTTTATGGCATCCTTCACGAATCTCATAGCAGCCACAGCTCCAACCTCCATAGTGGTCTAACAGTGTCCTTCGAGAAAGGAGGAACCATAACCTTCTATACAGCTTAATGCAATAAAACAAGACATGAGATATAAATGGTCCATAGTTACCCCATCCATAACAAGAGCATCTAATGTAGTTTCTCCATTCTCATCTGGACTGCCACCAGGCCCAACTGTTCAAATTCAACTTGACTTGAATAATGAAAGTGAACTAAATAATCTGGGAATCTGTGATGAGAGAGTGATGCAATTGCTATAACCACATAAAACAAACATCAGATGACTGAAAAATATATTTGCTTTGCGACTTAACAAtcacatgattttttttattttatggatTCTTGTCCAAAACAATTCACGATACAAATCTCGATATAATAGCCTTGGTTGTAAAGATGAAAAGACAGAAAAGTGAGATATTTGTGCGATAGAGAtgcatagaaaaaaaaattaaaaggtatAAAGTAGAACTCTTTCTAATACCTTTGTGAAAAGAATAGGGTCCAAGATGGCAATGGAGACGGCGGGGTGTTGGAAAGCTATAAGAAAGTGTTGGAGCAAACTCATGGCCAGCTATAAACCTGCATAGAGGATTTGTGTTGGGAATGAGGATTGAAATGGCAAAGGTACAGGAGATGACAATAGCATAGGAATGTGGAACACCACCTGCATCTGCATGAACTCATATgcaaagaagaagagcagagaataGAGTGGACTCGAATAAAATTACATCACCAGAGATAAATGTTCGATATGACTTAAGAGAGTAGCAACGGCAAAGAAAAACACACTTTGATAGACCATGAAAATAATATCTCCTCCAAGTGCTATTAAATGGAAAAGAATGTACATTTGAATACTCATAAAGGAAGATAAGATAGAGGTCTTGTGGAAAGAGAAATGTGAAAAGAACCTAACCATTAAGAGGATAGGATACCATGTCAGCTATAAGACAGCATACACAGAAGTACATCACccctaaaagaaaaaaaaatgcccTCATGTAGAAGTAGAGTACAAAAAGTCTTACGTTAATGCAAATTCTTCCATTTTGCTAAAACCAGGTGTTCGATTCTTCCTTTCCGACACAGCAGCATACTGAGGTGTAAAGGGTATtccaaaaaatcattaaaaaaaaagtagatccgctaccttagcgactCCCTAGTACCAACCCCACGGATATGAATGGAGGTAAATGTAGGTACAGAGGTATTAGGCGCATGGTGGGGTGACCACAGATTGTCAGTTCCTAGGGATCGACCCATGACCATTATGCCAAAGATGTCATGCGTCCACCATCTGTACTATGCGTCTATGCCCCCCCCCCGGGGCATTCCAAAAAGTCATTAAAGATATGAGATGAAATGGATCAatattgaaaaattttataaggcatCTACCTTGAGGTACTTtctgcttttttttttcttttttttttttgtaataccTCTTCCGATTGTTATTTTAACTTTTGGaattgatgaagaagaaaaaccTAAGCTTTatcaagattttatttttaataattatttaaatcaCTTTGGACCATTAGAAGCTCACATCAATATTAGGGTTCTTgtatttaaacaaatttagtaCCTTTGTGGCAAGAAGAATGTAAGAGTTTAATTAAGACCTGTAGAACTAGAGGACCCTCTGAATTGCTCAGATAAATAATTTAACAACTCACGAGGAAGTCAAGAGAAGTGTGCATTTCTCAAGATGAATTGTTGCTTATTGCTGGGATGGTAAACGAGCTGACATGAACTGATATTCAAGCTTGTTCATTTGTCTTATAGAACTTTTTATAGCTTTTTTATTAAGATTCTTATCAAGGTTCACCTTGAGTCAAGCTCAAGCTCGAGCTTGTTATCGAACACAACAAGAGACATGGTTGCATCTaaaatttagttaaaataataaacTTATTATTTTCTCACTGTTAATATataccaaaattttaaaattatagaaattttaagACATGAATTATATTTTTGACGTATTTGAATTAAAACTAAAGAAATAAGATCATACTCGGACCTTAGAAAAATTTATGGACAAAGTTAATTTATGAATTGCTCATGAGTTGTATAACAAACGTAATTGAATCAAGTTCACCAGTGTTCAAGGTTATTCGCTTGGTTTGTTTTTAAAAGTCAACatacataaacaagctcttatcgAGTTGAATATTAAGCTTGGTCACAAACATCCTATTCATTTAGGACTCTACATCTTGCACAATTAGACACTCGTTTTTAGTAAGCCAAGATTCTAGCAAGAACTAACTACTATGCTTGTTATTTTGGAAAACCCTAAAAGACTAGGGATTTGAAAAAGGTGAATTACCTACTTAGTGAGTTAAGAGGACTCATAATCAAAATAGGACGATGCTCTAAGAGATAGAGATACAAAAAGAGAATAAATTACTCTACAGCCTTAGTAGATTGTAAATAAGTGTCACATTCAAGAGCTCGAGTGATAAGCTCAAAGGGTGTATCTTCACCAAAGAGACTTGAGTGGGGTAAAATATTAGTCATTTGTGAAATACAAACATCCATCATTGCCTATTGAATTGTAGCATGAAACAGGTGAGATGCATTGTAGGAAGGTAATACTAGAGAGAACAAGAAGCTTGTAGGGCAAATTTGAGTGTCATATTCTGACAAGATGTAAATTAGAAGATTACTGAAGCAACTTGTGTGAAATCCTAGACAGCAAGCCTTAAAAAATTGACACAATTGAAGAACCTTTGCAAATCCTCTTGTTTGCATTGCATTGAGTTGTGTTCATCTCCATCATTTACTTGCCTAAGCAATAATGAGAGTTTCATTGGCTTGAGCACTTACATATCTATCtttagaattgaaagattattctAATAAGCATTAAAGTGAAAAATCTTAGATATTGTATCACACTTGTTAATTTAGTTGAAAGTTGAAACAAATATGGTTATCTGATTCGCCGAGTCACAACTTGAGTATTAAAATGGAGCATTTAGTTGCACACAATGATGTCTAAATTGCCACAAGCATAAattcaggaaaaaaaaaatcaagttgtcCAACTATCTTAGATCACAAGAAAGATTGCCAAAATTGCTCAGAATCAGAAATATCAGGAAGGCATTATTCCACAAATTTCAACAGGCATATGTCCTGTCCACTTAGTCACTGTATTTAAGATGTTCTCAATGTCAAGTTCATCATGGAGTAAAAACGATTCTTTTATGACAATAGTTTATTATGAAGATAGAGTTGCATTCCATCTTTAGAGTATGCTTCATTAGATATGTGGTACTGCGCCTACAAGTTGTTGCACTTGTATGGAGAAGTTTGGAGGAGAAGGGAGGGGAAGGCAACGAttcatttgcattttattttacCCTCTGAAATTTGTAACGTTCAAATTTCACTTCACGACCCAAAAGATCTCTGGGGATATGAAGGATATATGACCTAAATATATGAAGGATATAATATCCAAATCATATTTCATACTTGATAGGTTCATATATGCTCTTAGTTAAGTTGATAATTGTAATCACTCTTACCTGTGCCATCACAGCGCAGCTCCTCGCAGGCGGAGCAGCCTTCCACCACGGCAGTGACAGCCGACGAACCATAGTCATTGACGGATCTCCAGGCTGCTCGCACCGCCTCTCGAAATGGCCATGTGCTTACCACTACCGGATAGATTCCGGATCCGTGAACTCCAGAAATCTCCAATACCTGGTCATCCAATAGACAAAAATGCAAAGCTTTTAGGGCCAAGTAAAGGCATTTTGATCatccaaaaaagaaaaaaaactatcACAAGATTGAATTTTTACAGCTGAGATTGACAGGAAACAGAACGAAAGATAAATGAATCTGGGAGCCATGAACCCTAGTTCCGGCACTCGATCATGAAAATTGCAACTTCATTCTGAACACCACTCTGAGCATAAGTCACGGAGTGCACTGATCGGATGGACCAAAATATATCTGAAACGTTCTATCAGGCCCATTCACGGTGATCGTTCATCCTCGGATTCATAGCGAGTTCACCTCCAGATCCACTCAAAAACGGTTAGTTCTCACGAGGAGCCCTTGAAGAGAAGCCCATCACGAGCTTCGATTGATTGCGGACTGGTCGATCGGAAGAGAGGAGGCTGAGGCGAGATGGAGGAAACGGGCTCCGGTGGCCCTGGTGGGCTGCGGCGAGTTCCGCCCAATTGGCTGCTGGAATCGCATCCGTTTCAATTTAGAACAAAAATAAATCTTAGAAAAactataatatgatttttttaaaaaaaaaaaaatcaaattccgtGACTTTGAGTCATCGATTAAAAAACTTCAAAAAATAATATACTTATTATACacataatttttatttaagaAAAATAGTATTATTTTCATTAAATTAATAACAATCAACTGTTGGTTAGTGAGTAGGTCTTATAAATAAACTTGTGATAATTTTTCAAGtctttataaattcaaaaattaataatgataaatgatccggtggtaaggacggggaacCCTCATGGGCAGAGGAACGAAAGATgtcgggccgagcggaagcatgccgggccgaacggaaggatgccctgccgaacgaaggatgccgggccgaacggaaggatgccctgccgaacgaaAGATGTCGAGCCGAGCGGAAGCATTCCGGCCGAACGGAAGGCTACCCTGCCGAACGGAGGATGCCGGCCGAATGGAAGGctgccctgccgaacggaaggattccctgccgaacggaaggatgccctgccgaacggaagcatgacgggctgaacggaagcatgccgagccgaacggaaggatgcgggccgagcggaagcatgccgggccgaacggaaggatgccctgccgaacgaaAGATgtcgggccgagcggaagcattcCGGCCGAACGGAAGGCTACCCTGCCGAAcggaggatgccgggccgaatggAAGGctgccctgccgaacggaagcatgacGGGCTaaacggaagcatgccgagccgaacggaaggatgcgggccgagcggaagcatgccgggccgaacggaaggatgccctgccgaacggaagcatgacgggccgaacggaagcatgccgaaccgaacggaaggatgcggGCCTagcggaaggatgccctgccgaacggaagcatgctgggctgaacggaagcatgccgggctgaacggaaggatgcgggccgaacggaaggatgccgagctGACCTGACATTCGACCAGGAGCTTCTCGGGtcggacagaagacaacccgaccataggcgggtttccgacgctcatagtgaaaagggtcacctggccgagcggatagcccgctcggccgaagcataaagcatcgttgctgtggaacactctcagccgagcacccggtccagcacgtatgaccggccggacgaaaagggactgccgaccggccggacactcGCCATATAGTAAGGAGAACAGGACAAGGAAGCatcctctgacagcgggtatgtccgaggagcaggccatacgcaagatcttacaacagaggatcccgctgtcccatcatagatgtgttcggactgtagcagtatgatgtcaggtaagctcttctgacaagctcataccgaggtaaggacagaggacacatatgcacctcggtatatgtgcccgagcctcttcacagctctatataaagggtcatcatccttcgccggaggtacgcgttctacgattcttggagccactttttctccattgagctttgcctgacttgagcgtcgaagggtcgccgccggaaaccccttcccggcccgacttctgtgcaggatcgccggaggttcgtacgaCCAGACGAAGACCTatgtcatcgactaggagagcgccacgtgcccagtgtccattgattcagcattcggacaggatcaataaaattgactaataaatttagaaaattcgaaatcgattcaaattaaaattaataatctatCCATGTTTAAATTAAGACTAGGAAATTTTAAATGAGTGGAAGATATAACGATATTATATGATAGGCGCTtttgaaattatgaaaaaaaaaaattaacaatgtGAAATGGGGATAATGCTGACTTTTTCGCGCGGTTGTATAAAATACCATTTATTTAAGGAAAAATGGCTCAAAATTCTCTATgcaaatttaaatagtatttagGTCATCGGTGTTTTAATTTATGGGTATTTTTGATTTTATGAGATTGAGATTGAATAAATTCAATTTCTGTTTTGGAATTATAAATTTATGAATGAGTTTGTattgcatattttttaaaaaagaataagATATGTggatattttataataattttcaaTAAACAGAATATTATATCCATTTAAGTAGTATAATGCTTAAAATTTATGAGGTTGAA
Coding sequences within it:
- the LOC122015017 gene encoding probable isoaspartyl peptidase/L-asparaginase 3 isoform X3 encodes the protein MEVGAVAAMRFVKDAIKAAKLVMDFTEHTLLVGEKASIFAMSMGLSGPTNLSSAESIEKWVKWKKENCQPNFRKNVIPAKGCGPYHLHDNVLSVRESSCKVSELNNGESNWFGDGNDLHSFERQFKFVNRHNHDTISMAVIDKMGHIAVGTSTNGATFKVPGRVGDGPIAGSSAYADSEVGACGATGDGDIMMRFLPCYQVVESMRQGMEPKHAAVDAISRIAHKFPNFVGAVVAVDKKGVHAGACHGWTFQYSVKNSSMEDVEVFTVVP
- the LOC122015017 gene encoding probable isoaspartyl peptidase/L-asparaginase 3 isoform X1, with amino-acid sequence MAPRFIYLSFCFLSISAVLEISGVHGSGIYPVVVSTWPFREAVRAAWRSVNDYGSSAVTAVVEGCSACEELRCDGTVGPGGSPDENGETTLDALVMDGTTMEVGAVAAMRFVKDAIKAAKLVMDFTEHTLLVGEKASIFAMSMGLSGPTNLSSAESIEKWVKWKKENCQPNFRKNVIPAKGCGPYHLHDNVLSVRESSCKVSELNNGESNWFGDGNDLHSFERQFKFVNRHNHDTISMAVIDKMGHIAVGTSTNGATFKVPGRVGDGPIAGSSAYADSEVGACGATGDGDIMMRFLPCYQVVESMRQGMEPKHAAVDAISRIAHKFPNFVGAVVAVDKKGVHAGACHGWTFQYSVKNSSMEDVEVFTVVP
- the LOC122015017 gene encoding probable isoaspartyl peptidase/L-asparaginase 3 isoform X2 — encoded protein: MDGTTMEVGAVAAMRFVKDAIKAAKLVMDFTEHTLLVGEKASIFAMSMGLSGPTNLSSAESIEKWVKWKKENCQPNFRKNVIPAKGCGPYHLHDNVLSVRESSCKVSELNNGESNWFGDGNDLHSFERQFKFVNRHNHDTISMAVIDKMGHIAVGTSTNGATFKVPGRVGDGPIAGSSAYADSEVGACGATGDGDIMMRFLPCYQVVESMRQGMEPKHAAVDAISRIAHKFPNFVGAVVAVDKKGVHAGACHGWTFQYSVKNSSMEDVEVFTVVP